The Gemmata palustris genome includes a region encoding these proteins:
- the groL gene encoding chaperonin GroEL (60 kDa chaperone family; promotes refolding of misfolded polypeptides especially under stressful conditions; forms two stacked rings of heptamers to form a barrel-shaped 14mer; ends can be capped by GroES; misfolded proteins enter the barrel where they are refolded when GroES binds), which yields MAAKQLSYADDARQKLLAGASKLARAVRSTLGPRGRNAVLDKGWGAPTVTKDGVSVAEDIELKDPFENMGAQLVKEAASKTSDVAGDGTTTATVLAEFIFREGLKSVAGGHDPMAIVRGIQKSVDKVVEELAKIAETIDPKDNKSITEVASIAANNDKEIGKKLAEAMKLVGAANGVITIEEGKTAETVINVVQGMQFDRGYLSPHFVTNAETVTCEFENPYILIYEEKISSLKTILPLLEWAHKEKAQLLIIAEDIEGDALAGLVLNKLKGVVQVCAVKAPGYGDRRKAMMEDIAILTGGKAIFKDLAIQLDAVTQTPKGPVPTVVHDKGTLGRAKKVKIDAENTTVTEGKGEKASIEGRAESIRKEIEKTESEYDREKLQERLAKLAGGVAQLKVGGATETAMKERKALYEDSLHATRAAIAEGIVPGGGVALLNARKAIEKSKLAGDEGEGARVLFRALEMPCRMIAENAGADGTVVVSKILKGTDKNFGYNADTGEYADLRKAGVIDPVKVTRSALQHGASVACLLLTTECMIADIPEPKKAGGDHHDHDHGGGMGGMGGMGGMGGMGGMGGMPGMM from the coding sequence ATGGCAGCCAAGCAACTTTCCTACGCCGATGATGCCCGGCAGAAACTTCTCGCCGGGGCCAGCAAGCTCGCTCGTGCTGTTCGCTCCACGCTCGGGCCGCGCGGGCGCAACGCCGTTCTCGACAAGGGTTGGGGCGCGCCGACCGTCACCAAGGACGGGGTCTCCGTCGCCGAAGACATCGAGCTCAAAGACCCGTTCGAGAACATGGGCGCGCAGCTCGTCAAGGAGGCCGCGAGCAAGACCTCCGACGTGGCCGGCGACGGCACCACCACGGCGACCGTTCTCGCCGAATTCATCTTCCGCGAGGGGCTGAAGAGCGTCGCCGGCGGGCACGACCCGATGGCGATCGTGCGCGGCATCCAGAAGAGCGTCGATAAGGTCGTCGAAGAGCTCGCCAAGATCGCCGAGACCATCGACCCGAAGGACAACAAGAGCATCACCGAAGTCGCCAGCATCGCGGCCAACAACGACAAAGAAATCGGCAAGAAGCTCGCCGAAGCGATGAAACTGGTCGGCGCCGCCAACGGCGTCATCACCATCGAAGAGGGCAAGACCGCCGAGACGGTCATTAACGTCGTTCAGGGCATGCAGTTCGACCGCGGGTACCTCTCGCCGCACTTCGTCACCAACGCCGAAACGGTGACGTGCGAGTTCGAGAACCCGTACATCCTCATCTACGAAGAGAAGATCAGCAGCCTCAAGACCATCCTCCCGCTGCTCGAGTGGGCGCACAAGGAAAAGGCCCAACTGCTCATCATCGCCGAGGACATCGAGGGCGACGCGCTCGCGGGCCTGGTGCTGAACAAGCTCAAGGGCGTCGTTCAGGTGTGTGCGGTGAAGGCGCCGGGCTACGGCGACCGCCGCAAGGCCATGATGGAAGACATCGCCATCCTCACCGGCGGTAAGGCGATCTTCAAAGACCTCGCGATCCAACTCGACGCGGTCACGCAGACCCCCAAGGGGCCGGTTCCGACGGTCGTCCACGACAAGGGGACGCTCGGGCGCGCGAAGAAGGTGAAGATCGACGCCGAGAACACGACCGTTACCGAGGGTAAGGGCGAAAAGGCCTCGATCGAGGGCCGGGCCGAGTCGATCCGCAAGGAAATCGAGAAGACCGAGAGCGAGTACGACCGCGAGAAGCTGCAAGAGCGCCTGGCGAAGCTCGCCGGCGGCGTGGCACAACTCAAGGTCGGCGGCGCGACCGAGACCGCGATGAAGGAGCGCAAGGCGCTGTACGAAGACAGCCTCCACGCGACCCGCGCGGCCATCGCCGAAGGCATCGTGCCCGGCGGCGGCGTGGCCCTTCTCAACGCCCGTAAAGCGATCGAGAAGAGCAAGCTCGCGGGCGACGAGGGCGAAGGCGCCCGCGTGCTGTTCCGGGCGCTCGAAATGCCCTGCCGCATGATCGCGGAGAACGCGGGCGCGGACGGCACCGTGGTCGTGTCCAAGATCCTCAAGGGGACGGACAAGAATTTCGGGTACAACGCGGACACCGGTGAGTACGCCGACCTCCGCAAAGCCGGCGTCATCGACCCGGTCAAGGTCACCCGCAGCGCGCTCCAGCACGGGGCGAGCGTCGCGTGCCTGCTCCTCACCACCGAGTGCATGATCGCGGACATTCCCGAGCCGAAGAAGGCGGGCGGCGATCATCACGATCACGATCACGGCGGCGGGATGGGTGGAATGGGTGGCATGGGCGGAATGGGTGGCATGGGCGGAATGGGTGGCATGCCGGGGATGATGTAG
- a CDS encoding protein kinase domain-containing protein: MADDPTIQSPPRTTVTEVQRDLPPRFDSDALPALPGYVVSSEIARGGMGVVFAAHDLAFARDVAIKVMHAGLDADRFVIESKVTARLAHPGIPPVHALGTLSDGRPYLVMKLIHGRTLTEELRRSDLPRLPASFEQICQTVGFAHSQGIIHRDLKPSNVMVGAFGEVQVMDWGLAKEIRTADQEGTATNVPTLRDPHAVETIAGQVKGTPAFMAPEQARGEPVDVRADVFALGGILAVMLTGKPPFLGNTVFDTVMKAAQAQLSDCFAQLDASGADAELIAVARRCLAPEPDARYPDGAAVAEAVSAYRAGVEERLSRAQRDRAAAEARTTEAVNTRREAEARLTEQRKRRRVQLALAFAVLLMVAGGGSIAWWQDRQAAERKLTAQREAAERLADSEHAEADRRAVEARLVGERDAEARNKSAQAQQGVEASLRLAADLHKQYKFGQAGTALAQAESLARGGAPERLAEVEQARADLSFVTELDEVRFRKWVFVIANGRGEFNTQSAPPGYRKAFTGRGLDVTTLDPIEAARRVTASSVRIETVAALDDWSLYEPDVKVRERLLEIARRADPGPWTDRFRDPAVRTNKAAVAKLAAEADSAAVSSTALGSLAELMERNGLNPVPMLSAARGRYPADFQLAFVLALWQKGGRQIGPYEAARALRPEHLTTWNNLGLALYTQGDYDGAVAALRGAIRIDPTYPPPHNNLGVTLYAKGDWAGAAAAWGELVRLSPLDAKAHDNLGLVRHRMDDLKGAEASFREAMRLDPKLAAAYSNLGAIYLDRDNLPEAIRWARTATLIDPTYPNAFALLGFLLHKTGDIPGARTALTEAARLNPPRYSSLLAKLPPLAVAPPPREVKR; the protein is encoded by the coding sequence ATGGCTGACGATCCAACAATTCAGAGCCCACCGCGGACAACAGTGACCGAGGTGCAGCGCGACTTGCCGCCGCGCTTCGATTCCGATGCGCTCCCGGCGCTGCCGGGGTATGTTGTGTCGAGCGAGATCGCGCGCGGCGGAATGGGCGTCGTGTTCGCCGCGCACGATCTCGCTTTCGCACGCGACGTGGCAATCAAGGTGATGCACGCGGGGTTGGACGCCGACCGGTTCGTGATCGAGTCCAAGGTAACAGCCCGGCTCGCGCACCCGGGCATACCGCCCGTACACGCGCTCGGCACCCTATCGGACGGGCGCCCCTACCTGGTCATGAAACTCATCCACGGGCGCACGCTCACCGAGGAATTGCGGCGCTCGGACCTCCCGCGGCTCCCGGCGTCGTTCGAGCAAATTTGCCAGACGGTGGGCTTCGCGCACTCCCAGGGGATCATTCACCGCGACCTGAAGCCATCGAACGTCATGGTCGGGGCGTTCGGCGAAGTGCAGGTCATGGATTGGGGGCTCGCGAAGGAGATCCGCACCGCGGACCAAGAGGGCACCGCGACGAACGTACCCACGCTCCGCGATCCGCACGCAGTGGAGACAATCGCCGGTCAGGTGAAGGGCACGCCCGCGTTCATGGCGCCGGAGCAGGCGCGAGGCGAACCGGTCGATGTGCGGGCCGATGTGTTCGCGCTCGGCGGCATCCTGGCCGTCATGCTGACCGGCAAACCGCCGTTTCTTGGTAATACCGTCTTCGACACCGTGATGAAGGCGGCCCAGGCGCAACTGAGCGACTGCTTCGCGCAACTTGATGCGAGTGGGGCCGATGCGGAACTGATCGCGGTCGCGCGCCGGTGCCTTGCGCCCGAGCCCGATGCCCGGTACCCGGACGGCGCGGCCGTGGCCGAAGCTGTAAGCGCGTACCGGGCGGGTGTCGAGGAGCGCCTGAGCCGCGCCCAGCGCGACCGCGCCGCGGCCGAAGCGCGGACGACCGAGGCGGTGAACACCCGGCGCGAAGCCGAGGCGCGACTGACGGAACAGCGGAAGCGCCGGCGCGTCCAGTTGGCGCTGGCGTTCGCGGTGTTGCTGATGGTGGCTGGAGGTGGGTCCATCGCGTGGTGGCAGGACCGGCAGGCGGCCGAACGGAAACTCACGGCCCAGCGCGAAGCGGCCGAGCGACTCGCGGACAGTGAGCACGCGGAGGCGGATCGCCGGGCGGTCGAGGCGCGGCTCGTGGGCGAGCGCGACGCCGAGGCCCGTAACAAGAGCGCGCAAGCCCAGCAAGGCGTCGAGGCCAGCCTGCGGCTCGCGGCCGACCTCCACAAGCAGTACAAGTTCGGTCAGGCCGGGACCGCGCTCGCGCAGGCCGAGAGTTTGGCCCGCGGTGGGGCGCCGGAACGACTCGCGGAGGTCGAACAGGCTCGAGCCGATTTGTCGTTCGTCACCGAACTGGACGAGGTGCGGTTCCGCAAGTGGGTGTTCGTGATCGCGAACGGGAGAGGAGAGTTCAACACTCAGAGCGCACCGCCCGGCTACCGAAAGGCGTTCACGGGTCGCGGGCTAGATGTGACGACCCTCGATCCCATCGAAGCTGCGCGGCGTGTGACGGCGTCGAGTGTGCGGATTGAAACCGTGGCCGCGTTGGACGACTGGTCGCTGTACGAACCGGACGTGAAGGTTCGGGAGCGGTTGTTGGAAATCGCCCGGCGTGCTGATCCCGGACCGTGGACCGACCGGTTCCGTGATCCCGCCGTTCGCACGAATAAGGCCGCCGTCGCGAAACTCGCTGCGGAAGCGGATTCGGCAGCGGTTTCTTCCACCGCGCTCGGTTCGCTGGCCGAGTTGATGGAACGGAACGGCTTGAACCCCGTTCCGATGCTATCGGCCGCACGCGGGCGGTACCCGGCCGATTTCCAGTTGGCGTTCGTGTTGGCTCTGTGGCAGAAGGGCGGGCGACAAATCGGCCCTTACGAGGCCGCCCGTGCGCTCCGACCCGAGCACCTCACCACCTGGAATAATCTGGGTCTCGCGCTGTACACGCAGGGTGATTACGATGGGGCAGTCGCGGCCCTTCGAGGCGCGATTCGGATCGACCCGACCTATCCGCCTCCGCACAACAATTTGGGTGTCACGCTGTACGCCAAGGGCGATTGGGCGGGGGCTGCTGCCGCGTGGGGGGAACTCGTCCGGCTCAGCCCGCTCGATGCAAAAGCACACGACAATTTGGGTTTGGTGCGGCACCGGATGGATGACCTGAAGGGCGCTGAAGCTTCGTTCCGCGAAGCCATGCGGCTCGATCCGAAACTCGCTGCGGCTTACAGCAATTTGGGGGCGATTTATCTCGATCGCGACAACCTTCCGGAAGCGATCCGCTGGGCACGAACCGCGACCCTAATCGACCCAACGTACCCCAACGCATTCGCTCTGTTGGGCTTCCTGCTCCACAAGACTGGCGACATCCCTGGCGCGCGAACCGCGTTGACCGAAGCGGCTCGGCTCAACCCGCCTCGATACTCGTCGCTGCTCGCGAAATTACCGCCGCTCGCGGTCGCTCCTCCACCGCGCGAGGTGAAGCGGTGA
- a CDS encoding sulfatase family protein encodes MRLLLSVAFLAACAFPVRAADKPNIIVMMTDDQRHDFMSCAGHPFIKTPNMDRIAKEGYRYTNAFVTNALCAPSRASLLTGQYSHANGVRDNMGTKLNPDSPWLPDELRKAGYEVAFCGKSHVPGHFREKTWDYYFGFQGQGNYLKPVIAESGADGKIGPDKPYDGWIDDVVTDKAIEWVKKGPESSKERKPFVLFLFFKAPHRAWQPAARHKELYADAVVKKPALWEDAGTGKPRAFLQAANMIGQYPDTKDFDGMIRDYCRCLTGVDDNVGKVLKALDDLKIADDTAVMYTSDNGFFLGEWQRFDKRFMHEPSIRVPLLVKLPKVTQKHYRPIGTKLDPMVLNVDIAPTLLDLAGTPAPKTMHGRSVLPFALIPPTGPLPPHMVPREAWYYEYFEFPDVSHNVNKHRGVRTPKWKFIHYYDPPFKFREEFELYDLEKDPEERVNLANRPAFQATVKELQAKMESLRKEIGSRDEK; translated from the coding sequence ATGCGACTGCTCCTCTCGGTTGCGTTCCTCGCGGCGTGCGCGTTCCCCGTTCGCGCGGCGGACAAGCCCAACATCATCGTGATGATGACGGACGACCAGCGGCACGACTTCATGTCGTGTGCCGGCCACCCGTTCATCAAGACGCCGAACATGGACCGCATCGCGAAGGAGGGCTACCGCTATACGAACGCCTTCGTGACCAACGCCCTGTGCGCACCGAGCCGCGCGTCTCTCCTCACGGGGCAATATTCGCACGCGAACGGTGTCCGCGACAACATGGGCACGAAGCTCAATCCCGATTCGCCGTGGCTGCCCGACGAATTGCGGAAGGCGGGCTACGAGGTCGCGTTCTGCGGGAAGTCACACGTTCCCGGGCACTTCCGCGAAAAGACCTGGGACTACTACTTCGGCTTCCAGGGGCAGGGGAACTACCTCAAGCCGGTGATCGCCGAGAGCGGGGCGGACGGCAAGATCGGCCCGGACAAGCCCTACGACGGCTGGATCGATGACGTCGTGACGGACAAGGCAATCGAGTGGGTTAAAAAGGGACCGGAGAGTAGCAAGGAGCGGAAGCCGTTCGTGTTATTCCTGTTCTTCAAAGCGCCACACCGGGCGTGGCAGCCCGCAGCGCGGCACAAGGAACTGTACGCGGACGCCGTTGTGAAGAAGCCCGCGTTGTGGGAGGACGCTGGCACCGGTAAGCCGCGCGCGTTCCTTCAGGCCGCGAACATGATCGGCCAGTACCCGGACACGAAGGATTTCGATGGCATGATCCGCGACTACTGCCGGTGTCTCACCGGCGTAGACGACAACGTGGGCAAGGTGCTGAAGGCGCTCGACGACCTGAAAATCGCCGACGACACGGCGGTCATGTACACGTCGGACAACGGGTTCTTTCTGGGCGAATGGCAGCGGTTCGACAAGCGGTTCATGCACGAACCGAGCATCCGCGTTCCGCTGTTGGTGAAGTTGCCGAAAGTGACGCAGAAGCACTATCGGCCGATCGGCACGAAACTCGACCCGATGGTGCTGAACGTGGACATCGCGCCGACGCTGCTGGACCTTGCGGGCACGCCGGCACCAAAGACAATGCACGGGCGAAGTGTGCTCCCGTTCGCACTGATTCCACCGACCGGACCGCTCCCGCCGCACATGGTTCCGCGGGAAGCGTGGTACTACGAGTATTTCGAGTTCCCGGACGTGTCGCACAACGTGAACAAGCACCGTGGCGTTCGGACCCCGAAATGGAAATTCATTCACTACTACGATCCGCCGTTCAAGTTCCGCGAGGAGTTTGAACTGTACGATCTGGAAAAAGATCCCGAGGAGCGCGTGAACCTCGCGAACCGGCCCGCGTTCCAGGCGACCGTGAAGGAACTGCAAGCGAAAATGGAATCGCTTCGTAAAGAGATCGGGTCCAGGGACGAGAAGTAG
- a CDS encoding 2OG-Fe(II) oxygenase, with translation MRKEELDGEQVFVIHDFLTPEECAEYVRVTEAVGYGAAPISTGAGFVMAPEVRNNERVMVDNFAWAAELWGRAKPLLPSPYRGREATALNERFRFYRYDPGQTFRPHTDGAFARNDERSQFTFMVYLSGECEGGETVIYIQDDGLVLPDGTDIRVKPEAGKALVFFHYLLHEGAPVRAGRKYVLRTDVMYHVGRDE, from the coding sequence ATGCGAAAAGAAGAACTCGACGGCGAACAGGTGTTCGTGATCCACGATTTCCTCACACCGGAAGAGTGCGCGGAATACGTCCGCGTGACCGAGGCCGTGGGCTACGGCGCCGCGCCCATCAGCACGGGCGCCGGGTTCGTGATGGCCCCGGAAGTTCGGAACAACGAGCGCGTGATGGTCGATAACTTCGCCTGGGCCGCCGAGCTCTGGGGCCGGGCGAAACCGCTCCTGCCGTCCCCGTACCGCGGGCGCGAAGCGACCGCACTGAACGAGCGGTTCCGCTTCTACCGCTACGACCCGGGACAGACGTTCCGCCCCCACACCGACGGGGCCTTCGCCCGGAACGACGAGCGGAGCCAGTTCACGTTTATGGTGTACCTGAGCGGCGAATGTGAGGGCGGCGAAACCGTCATTTACATCCAGGACGACGGACTGGTACTTCCCGATGGGACCGACATCCGCGTGAAGCCCGAAGCGGGTAAGGCGCTGGTGTTCTTCCACTACCTGTTGCACGAAGGGGCGCCGGTCCGCGCCGGGCGCAAGTACGTTCTGCGAACCGATGTGATGTACCACGTGGGGCGGGACGAATGA
- a CDS encoding HEAT repeat domain-containing protein yields MSRPKATAAALKQLSDEGDGTDKDQAAETLRSALSSGTSAVVAQAAELAGRLALPRLARDLCAAFERFSGDGMRADRYCAAKVAIVNALRRLKIERAAPYLNGMTCYWPARPNKGSRDAAAELRIAAAYAHAELGSASEVDELAGLLADPTEDVRLAAVHCVAALGGAICGPLLKLKILLGDDSPSVMAAGFEQVLACDKVRYFQVVADHLDSQDSRVRAHAALAIGQSRAPGALDLLTAKWKSTFDDDFKPDLLTAIALLRDDRAVEFLLSLLENHRGTARDALAALAHCHMPRVRQQVEEAIARVDDRELRRHFEELF; encoded by the coding sequence ATGTCGCGCCCCAAAGCAACCGCCGCTGCGCTCAAACAATTATCCGACGAGGGAGATGGCACGGACAAGGATCAGGCAGCCGAGACGCTCCGCTCCGCTTTATCGAGCGGGACGAGTGCGGTCGTCGCTCAGGCGGCAGAGTTGGCCGGGCGCCTCGCCCTACCTCGGCTCGCGCGTGACTTGTGTGCCGCGTTCGAGCGCTTCAGCGGCGACGGGATGCGCGCGGACCGGTACTGTGCGGCGAAAGTCGCGATTGTGAACGCGCTGCGCCGACTCAAAATCGAGCGCGCCGCACCGTACCTCAACGGAATGACGTGCTACTGGCCCGCCCGTCCCAATAAAGGTAGTCGCGACGCGGCCGCCGAGTTGCGAATCGCCGCGGCTTATGCTCACGCAGAACTGGGTTCCGCATCGGAGGTCGACGAACTGGCGGGTTTGCTCGCGGACCCGACCGAGGACGTGCGACTGGCCGCGGTCCACTGCGTCGCCGCGCTGGGGGGAGCGATTTGCGGCCCGCTCTTGAAGCTGAAGATCCTTCTCGGTGACGACAGCCCGAGTGTCATGGCCGCGGGCTTCGAGCAGGTTCTCGCGTGTGACAAAGTGAGGTACTTCCAGGTTGTCGCTGACCATCTGGATAGTCAAGACTCGCGGGTTCGGGCGCACGCGGCACTCGCCATCGGTCAATCTCGGGCGCCGGGTGCGTTGGACCTCCTTACTGCCAAATGGAAGAGCACCTTCGACGACGATTTCAAACCCGACCTGCTCACCGCCATCGCACTTTTACGGGACGACCGGGCGGTCGAGTTCCTTCTCTCTTTACTCGAGAACCACCGGGGCACCGCCCGCGACGCCCTCGCCGCGCTCGCGCACTGCCACATGCCTCGGGTCCGGCAGCAAGTCGAAGAAGCAATCGCGCGCGTCGACGACCGCGAACTCCGCCGACACTTCGAGGAATTGTTTTAG
- a CDS encoding RrF2 family transcriptional regulator, with the protein MFSRTVEYALRAVIHLAHEAPKARTTAQIADATQVPKDYLSKILQGLAKKGLVETQRGVGGGVSLTKTPEEVTILDVVNAVEPIVRIATCPLNLPNHGANLCPLHRRMDAAMATVEEAFRNSTLAEVLADPSASVPLCDGSGALQTLKVRNG; encoded by the coding sequence ATGTTCTCGCGAACGGTGGAATACGCCCTGCGCGCGGTGATTCACCTAGCGCACGAGGCCCCAAAAGCGCGAACGACGGCGCAGATCGCGGACGCGACCCAGGTGCCGAAAGACTACCTCTCGAAGATCCTTCAGGGGCTGGCCAAGAAAGGGCTCGTCGAGACGCAGCGCGGGGTGGGTGGTGGGGTCTCGTTGACGAAAACGCCGGAAGAGGTCACGATTCTCGACGTGGTGAACGCGGTAGAACCGATCGTGCGGATCGCGACGTGCCCGCTGAACCTGCCGAACCACGGGGCCAATCTTTGCCCGCTGCACCGGCGCATGGACGCGGCAATGGCCACGGTGGAAGAGGCGTTCCGCAACAGCACTCTGGCGGAAGTGTTGGCCGATCCCAGCGCCAGCGTGCCATTGTGCGACGGCAGCGGCGCCCTGCAAACGCTCAAAGTGCGTAACGGGTGA
- a CDS encoding protoglobin family protein, with translation MTHIDEPRLESDLGYRFGYVAGFMGFGADDIAAIHGAAPVLAPLVPGLVDAVYNKLFQQDATWRHFVPRQHGYQGEVPKTVDQLAMDHPQIQFRKQHLGRYLAALVTKPYDGKMVEYLDMVGKMHTPKAGSKDLDVPLVQMNALLGFVADALTATILGLGLDRDTEVKTLRAFGKLLWIQNDLVTRHYQGEVVRS, from the coding sequence GTGACACACATTGACGAACCGCGGTTGGAATCGGATCTGGGGTACCGCTTCGGGTACGTCGCGGGATTCATGGGGTTCGGGGCGGACGACATCGCGGCCATTCACGGCGCGGCGCCGGTCCTCGCGCCGCTCGTGCCGGGCCTCGTCGATGCCGTGTACAACAAGCTCTTCCAACAGGACGCGACCTGGCGCCACTTCGTCCCGCGCCAGCACGGGTACCAGGGCGAGGTGCCGAAGACCGTCGACCAGCTCGCAATGGACCACCCGCAGATCCAGTTCCGCAAGCAGCACCTGGGCCGGTACCTCGCGGCCCTCGTGACGAAGCCCTACGACGGCAAAATGGTCGAGTACCTCGACATGGTCGGGAAGATGCACACGCCGAAGGCGGGGAGCAAGGATCTCGACGTGCCGCTCGTGCAGATGAACGCGCTACTGGGCTTCGTGGCCGACGCGCTGACCGCCACGATCCTGGGATTGGGGCTCGATCGGGACACCGAAGTGAAGACGCTCCGCGCGTTCGGTAAACTGCTGTGGATTCAAAACGACCTGGTTACGCGCCACTACCAGGGCGAAGTCGTGAGGTCGTAA